In a single window of the Nodularia spumigena CCY9414 genome:
- the purS gene encoding phosphoribosylformylglycinamidine synthase subunit PurS — protein MQRKYIAKIFVTLRPSVLDPAGVAVQSGLQQLGYNNVEQVRIGKYIELTITSTEEIKARQDLERICDQMLANPVIENYRFDLIEVETQTGVI, from the coding sequence GTGCAAAGGAAGTATATAGCTAAAATTTTCGTAACGCTTCGTCCTTCAGTCTTAGACCCTGCTGGTGTGGCTGTACAATCCGGTCTCCAGCAACTGGGATACAACAATGTGGAACAGGTGCGGATTGGGAAGTACATTGAACTAACCATCACTTCGACTGAAGAGATTAAAGCGCGTCAAGACCTTGAACGTATCTGTGACCAAATGCTAGCAAATCCGGTAATTGAAAATTATCGCTTTGATTTGATAGAGGTGGAAACACAAACGGGAGTCATTTAA
- a CDS encoding Fur family transcriptional regulator, with product MRAIHTRSQERILSLLKTIKQGISAQDIYVELRNRNQSMGLATVYRSLEALKLEGMVQVRTLANGEALYNLAQQDKHHLTCLQCGLSIPINQCPVHNLEDELESSHKFKIFYHTLEFFGLCSKCQMNQAASMGAH from the coding sequence ATGAGAGCCATACACACCCGCAGTCAAGAGCGGATTTTGAGCCTGCTGAAAACCATTAAACAAGGCATTTCTGCCCAAGACATTTACGTAGAATTACGGAACCGAAATCAGAGCATGGGTTTAGCAACAGTTTACCGCTCCCTGGAGGCTTTAAAACTAGAAGGTATGGTGCAGGTCAGGACTTTGGCTAATGGTGAAGCCCTATATAACCTAGCCCAACAAGACAAACACCACCTAACTTGCCTCCAGTGTGGACTGTCAATTCCGATTAATCAGTGTCCCGTTCATAACCTCGAAGACGAGTTAGAATCCAGCCATAAGTTTAAAATTTTTTACCACACACTAGAATTTTTTGGTTTGTGTAGCAAATGCCAAATGAATCAAGCTGCTAGCATGGGAGCGCATTAA
- a CDS encoding SPFH domain-containing protein, giving the protein MEQLFLLIFLALGGSAVAGSVKVVNQGNEVLVERLGSYNQKLQPGLNFVIPFLDKIVYQQTIREKVLDIPPQKCITRDNVGIEVDAVVYWRIVDMEKAWYKVENLHAAMTNLVLTQIRSEMGQLELDKTFTARSQINEMLLRELDIATDPWGVKITRVELRDIVPSQTVRESMELQMAAERRRRAAILTSEGERESAVNSARGKAEAQILDAEARQKATILQAEAQQKSIVLQAQAERQQQVLKAQATSEALQIITKTLNSEPGAQEALQFLLAQNYLEMGTKIGSSDSSKVMFMDPRSIPATLEGMRSIVSDSSANPLFGGEIARDNHSS; this is encoded by the coding sequence ATGGAGCAATTGTTTTTACTAATTTTCTTGGCGCTTGGTGGTTCTGCGGTTGCAGGATCTGTGAAAGTTGTCAATCAAGGTAATGAAGTCTTGGTAGAAAGATTGGGTAGCTATAACCAAAAGCTGCAACCAGGGCTGAATTTTGTCATCCCTTTTTTAGATAAAATTGTCTACCAGCAAACTATCCGCGAAAAAGTCTTAGATATTCCGCCCCAAAAATGTATTACCCGCGACAATGTGGGCATTGAAGTTGATGCGGTGGTTTATTGGCGGATTGTGGATATGGAAAAAGCTTGGTATAAGGTGGAAAATCTCCATGCAGCCATGACAAATTTGGTTTTAACTCAAATTCGCTCGGAAATGGGACAATTGGAGTTAGATAAAACCTTTACCGCCCGTTCTCAAATCAATGAAATGTTATTGCGGGAGCTAGATATTGCTACTGATCCTTGGGGTGTGAAAATTACGCGGGTGGAGTTACGCGATATCGTCCCATCCCAGACGGTGCGAGAATCAATGGAGTTGCAAATGGCAGCAGAACGGCGCAGACGGGCGGCAATTCTGACTTCTGAGGGGGAACGTGAATCTGCTGTGAATAGCGCTAGGGGTAAGGCTGAGGCGCAAATTTTGGACGCTGAAGCTCGGCAAAAAGCCACGATTCTCCAAGCTGAAGCGCAACAAAAATCTATTGTGTTACAAGCCCAAGCTGAACGTCAGCAACAGGTTCTCAAGGCACAAGCAACATCAGAAGCACTGCAAATTATCACTAAAACTTTGAATAGTGAACCAGGCGCACAAGAAGCGTTACAGTTTTTACTTGCCCAAAATTATTTGGAAATGGGTACGAAGATTGGCAGCAGTGACAGCAGCAAGGTGATGTTTATGGACCCCCGCAGTATTCCTGCTACTTTAGAGGGGATGCGTTCTATTGTTTCTGATAGTTCGGCTAACCCGTTGTTTGGCGGTGAGATAGCAAGGGATAATCATTCTAGCTAA
- a CDS encoding NfeD family protein, translated as MPSYTLIWLLAGSVLCLMELFLPSAFVEFMMGISALIVALLSVVGVGSLWLQVAAWLLLSTVLIVLSRRFLQPRRRKSKMPDTVLAETLTEIPAGETGRVLYEGNSWRAQCDDEQLSVAPHQRVYVVRREGTTLIVMPDYLLR; from the coding sequence ATGCCAAGTTATACCTTAATCTGGCTCCTGGCAGGATCTGTTCTGTGTTTAATGGAACTTTTCTTACCATCGGCTTTTGTCGAATTCATGATGGGAATTAGTGCCTTGATAGTGGCGCTACTATCTGTAGTAGGTGTGGGGAGTTTATGGCTACAAGTTGCGGCTTGGCTACTGCTTTCCACCGTTTTGATTGTGCTTTCTCGGCGCTTTTTGCAACCGCGTCGGCGCAAGTCGAAAATGCCGGATACAGTTTTAGCCGAAACCTTAACCGAAATTCCGGCTGGGGAAACCGGGCGGGTGCTATACGAGGGAAATTCTTGGCGCGCACAATGTGACGACGAACAACTCAGCGTAGCACCCCATCAAAGAGTTTATGTGGTTAGAAGAGAAGGCACTACCTTGATTGTGATGCCAGATTATCTATTGCGTTGA